From one Lolium rigidum isolate FL_2022 chromosome 4, APGP_CSIRO_Lrig_0.1, whole genome shotgun sequence genomic stretch:
- the LOC124646767 gene encoding UDP-glycosyltransferase 86A1-like: protein MAQNAVAANGTGGRTKPHAVVIPFPLQGHVIPAVHLALRLAARGFAVTFVNTESVHQQMAGALGLGVDQDRYDIFAGAGADVRYELVSDGFPLGFDRSLNHDQFMEGVLHVLPAHVEELLRRLVVDPASTFLVADTFFVSPATLARKLGVPCVSFWTQPALSFALYHHMDLLAKHGHFRCEVPRKDTITYIPGVPAIEPHELMSFLQEKDTTSAVHRIIFKSFEESRGADYVLCNTVEELEPSAIAALRTEKPFYAVGPIFPAGFSRSAVATSMWTESDCSSWLDAQPAGSVLYISFGSYAHLTKQDLHEIAGGVLASGTRFLWVMRPDIVSSDDPDPLPAGFAAASAGRGLVVPWCCQVEVLSHAAVGGFLTHCGWNSVLESVWAGVPMLCFPLVSEQPTNRRLVAREWRVGVPIGDRGAVFTDEVRARIEGVMSGKEGEELRQAVKKVRAMLEAATAPGGSSQRSFDQFVDELMRRCGRR from the exons ATGGCGCAAAATGCCGTGGCAGCGAACGGCACTGGCGGCCGGACGAAGCCGCACGCCGTGGTGATCCCGTTCCCGCTGCAGGGCCATGTCATCCCGGCGGTGCACCTCGCGCTGCGTCTGGCCGCGCGGGGCTTCGCCGTCACGTTCGTCAACACGGAGTCCGTGCACCAGCAGATGGCCGGAGCACTCGGCCTCGGCGTTGACCAGGACCGCTACGACATCTTCGCCGGCGCGGGCGCGGACGTGCGGTACGAGCTGGTGAGCGACGGCTTCCCGCTGGGGTTCGACCGGTCGCTGAACCACGACCAGTTCATGGAGGGCGTGCTGCACGTGCTCCCGGCGCACGTggaggagctgctccgccgcctcgTCGTCGACCCGGCCTCCACGTTCCTCGTCGCCGACACCTTCTTCGTGTCGCCGGCGACGCTGGCGAGGAAGCTCGGCGTGCCGTGCGTGTCCTTCTGGACGCAGCCGGCGCTCAGCTTCGCCCTCTACCACCACATGGATCTGCTCGCCAAGCACGGCCACTTCAGATGCGAAG TGCCTCGGAAGGACACGATCACGTACATCCCGGGCGTGCCGGCGATCGAGCCACACGAGCTCATGTCGTTCCTCCAGGAGAAGGACACCACCAGCGCGGTGCACCGCATCATCTTCAAGTCGTTCGAGGAGTCGCGCGGCGCCGACTACGTCCTCTGCAACACCGTGGAGGAGCTGGAGCCGTCCGCCATCGCCGCTCTCCGCACCGAGAAGCCCTTCTACGCCGTTGGTCCCATCTTCCCCGCCGGATTCTCCCGCAGCGCCGTCGCCACCTCCATGTGGACCGAGTCCGACTGCTCCAGCTGGCTGGACGCGCAGCCGGCGGGGTCCGTGCTCTACATCTCTTTCGGCAGCTACGCGCACCTGACCAAGCAGGACCTGCATGAGATCGCGGGGGGCGTCCTAGCCAGCGGGACGAGGTTCCTGTGGGTGATGCGGCCGGACATCGTGAGCTCCGACGACCCGGACCCGCTGCCGGCGGGCTTCGCGGCGGCGTCCGCCGGGCGCGGGTTGGTGGTGCCGTGGTGCTGCCAGGTGGAGGTGCTCTCCCACGCCGCGGTGGGCGGCTTCCTGacgcactgcgggtggaactccgTGCTGGAGAGCGTGTGGGCAGGCGTGCCCATGCTCTGCTTCCCGCTGGTCTCCGAGCAGCCCACCAACCGTCGGCTCGTCGCGCGGGAGTGGCGCGTCGGCGTGCCCATCGGGGATCGTGGCGCAGTGTTCACAGACGAGGTGAGGGCGAGGATCGAGGGGGTGATGTCTGGGAAGGAGGGAGAGGAGCTCCGGCAGGCCGTGAAGAAGGTCAGGGCGATGCTCGAGGCCGCCACCGCGCCCGGCGGGTCCTCGCAACGGAGCTTCGACCAGTTCGTCGATGAGCTGATGCGCCGTTGTGGCCGACGCTGA